The Amycolatopsis sp. 195334CR genome includes a window with the following:
- a CDS encoding lytic polysaccharide monooxygenase, producing the protein MAGTAAAHGSAVDPPSRNYGCWLRWGNDFQNPAMATQDPMCWQAWQHDTNAMWNWNGLYRENVKGNHQGAIPDGQLCSAGRTGDGRYDSMDAVGDWKAANKPRNFSVTVLDQALHGADYYKVYITKQGFNPLTQPLGWGNLELVKEVGRTPPTSNTVIPVDAGARTGRHIVYTIWQASHLDQSYYFCSDVNFTG; encoded by the coding sequence ATGGCGGGCACCGCCGCCGCGCACGGTTCGGCCGTCGATCCGCCGTCCCGCAACTACGGTTGCTGGCTCCGCTGGGGCAACGACTTCCAGAACCCGGCCATGGCCACCCAGGACCCGATGTGCTGGCAGGCCTGGCAGCACGACACCAACGCGATGTGGAACTGGAACGGCCTGTACCGGGAGAACGTCAAGGGCAACCACCAGGGCGCCATCCCGGACGGCCAGCTGTGCAGTGCCGGCCGGACCGGGGACGGCCGGTACGACTCGATGGACGCCGTCGGCGACTGGAAGGCGGCGAACAAGCCGAGGAACTTCTCGGTCACCGTGCTCGACCAGGCCCTGCACGGTGCGGACTACTACAAGGTGTACATCACCAAGCAGGGCTTCAACCCGCTCACCCAGCCACTGGGCTGGGGCAACCTGGAACTGGTCAAGGAGGTCGGCCGGACCCCGCCGACCAGCAACACGGTGATCCCGGTGGACGCCGGGGCGCGCACCGGCCGCCACATCGTCTACACCATCTGGCAGGCCAGCCACCTGGACCAGTCGTACTACTTCTGCAGCGATGTGAACTTCACCGGCTGA
- a CDS encoding cysteine hydrolase family protein, which produces MTDALIVVDVQNLFVDMVGARGPAVVAAVNRHVAEAAERGDPVFYTRDYAPIDLPDGDPEGLTDLHRDLDIRGTVVEKGPGKRGGFSGFLLAPVLEPQQGHGGGGLGPLAGLLADHGVRSVTVAGIATDICVAATARDAARLGYRVTIPLEATAYANPVPGGEHPVLGDLRAAGVTLLTGVSR; this is translated from the coding sequence ATGACCGACGCGCTGATCGTGGTGGACGTGCAGAACCTGTTCGTGGACATGGTGGGGGCCCGAGGGCCCGCCGTGGTGGCCGCCGTCAACCGGCACGTGGCCGAGGCCGCCGAACGCGGGGACCCGGTGTTCTACACCCGCGACTACGCCCCGATCGACCTGCCCGACGGTGATCCGGAGGGCCTGACGGACCTCCACCGGGATCTCGACATCCGGGGCACGGTGGTGGAGAAGGGGCCGGGTAAGCGCGGCGGGTTCTCCGGCTTCCTGCTCGCGCCGGTGCTCGAACCGCAGCAGGGACACGGTGGCGGCGGGCTCGGGCCGCTGGCCGGGCTGCTCGCCGACCACGGCGTCCGGTCGGTCACCGTGGCCGGCATCGCCACCGACATCTGCGTGGCCGCGACCGCCCGCGACGCCGCGCGCCTCGGCTACCGGGTGACGATCCCGCTGGAGGCCACCGCGTACGCGAATCCGGTGCCCGGCGGCGAGCACCCCGTGCTCGGGGACCTGCGCGCCGCCGGGGTCACCCTGCTCACCGGGGTCAGCCGGTGA
- a CDS encoding glycoside hydrolase family 6 protein, translating to MRSAFARGTPAKRLLRGLAAGVSLASVALLTGVGGASAGAQQAPAPRVDNPYSGAKVYVNPDWAAKANAEPGGSRIANQPTGIWLDRIAAIEGANGAMGLRDHLDAAVGQAGGQPMVVQLVVYNLPGRDCAALASNGELKPDELPRYKTEFIDPIASILADAKYANLRIVTTIEIDSLPNLVTNVSGRPTAIAKCDQMKQNGNYVKGIGYALNKLGAIGNVYNYIDAAHHGWIGWDNNFNASALQFLEAAKAEGSTPANVHGFITNTANYSALKEGNFTINDTVNGTTVRQSKWVDWNWYVDELSFAQAFRQELVKVGFPSGVGMLIDTSRNGWGGSARPAAPGPKTTVDTYVEGGRYDRRIHIGNWCNQSGAGLGERPTAAPASGIDAYVWMKPPGESDGASKEIPNNEGKGFDQMCDPNYGGNALNNYNKSGSLPDAPLSGHWFSAQFQQLMQNAYPPL from the coding sequence ATGCGTTCTGCCTTCGCTAGAGGCACGCCCGCCAAACGGCTGCTTCGTGGCCTGGCCGCGGGGGTCTCGCTCGCGTCGGTCGCGTTGCTCACCGGGGTCGGGGGTGCCTCGGCGGGAGCCCAGCAGGCCCCGGCGCCGCGGGTCGACAACCCCTACTCCGGTGCCAAGGTGTACGTGAACCCCGACTGGGCGGCCAAGGCCAACGCCGAGCCCGGCGGCAGCCGGATCGCGAACCAGCCGACCGGTATCTGGCTCGACCGGATCGCCGCGATCGAGGGCGCCAACGGCGCGATGGGCCTGCGGGACCACCTCGACGCCGCGGTCGGGCAGGCCGGCGGGCAGCCGATGGTGGTCCAGCTGGTGGTCTACAACCTCCCCGGCCGCGACTGCGCGGCGCTGGCTTCCAACGGTGAGCTCAAACCGGACGAGCTGCCGCGCTACAAGACGGAGTTCATCGACCCGATCGCCTCGATCCTGGCCGACGCGAAGTACGCGAACCTGCGCATCGTGACCACGATCGAGATCGACTCGCTGCCGAACCTGGTGACGAACGTCAGCGGCCGCCCGACGGCCATCGCCAAGTGCGACCAGATGAAGCAGAACGGCAACTACGTCAAGGGGATCGGCTACGCGCTGAACAAGCTCGGCGCGATCGGCAACGTCTACAACTACATCGACGCCGCGCACCACGGCTGGATCGGGTGGGACAACAACTTCAACGCCTCCGCGCTGCAGTTCCTCGAGGCCGCCAAGGCCGAGGGCAGCACCCCGGCGAACGTGCACGGGTTCATCACGAACACGGCGAACTACTCGGCGCTGAAGGAGGGCAACTTCACCATCAACGACACGGTGAACGGCACCACCGTGCGCCAGTCGAAGTGGGTCGACTGGAACTGGTACGTCGACGAGCTCTCGTTCGCGCAGGCGTTCCGCCAGGAACTGGTCAAGGTCGGCTTCCCGTCCGGGGTCGGCATGCTGATCGACACCTCGCGCAACGGCTGGGGCGGTTCCGCGCGGCCCGCCGCCCCCGGTCCCAAGACCACTGTGGACACCTACGTCGAAGGTGGCCGCTACGACCGCCGCATCCACATCGGCAACTGGTGCAACCAGTCCGGTGCCGGGCTCGGCGAGCGGCCGACGGCGGCCCCCGCCTCGGGCATCGACGCCTACGTGTGGATGAAGCCGCCGGGTGAGTCCGACGGGGCGAGCAAGGAGATCCCGAACAACGAGGGCAAGGGCTTCGACCAGATGTGTGACCCCAACTACGGGGGCAACGCGCTCAACAACTACAACAAGTCCGGTTCGCTGCCGGACGCACCGCTGTCCGGGCACTGGTTCTCCGCGCAGTTCCAGCAGCTGATGCAGAACGCGTACCCGCCGCTGTAG
- a CDS encoding glycoside hydrolase family 6 protein, whose product MAISKRFAAAGAVVCAFAVAVPGGSAQAVAQSAFYVDPATSSAQWVAANQGDSRMPVIRDRIASVPQARWFTTTNTGTVRSQVDGFVGAAAAAGRIPILVVYNVPNRDCGGASGGGAPSHPAYRQWVDQVAAGLAGRPAAIVLEPDVLPLMTNCQTPAQQAETRASMAYAGKALKAGSAQAKVYFDIGHSAWLSPGEAAARLKAADISGSADGISTNVSNYRHTSDEINFAKSVLGAVGDSRLRAVIDTSRNGNGPAGSEWCDPPGRAIGTPSTTSTGDGQIAAFLWVKLPGEADGCIASAGQFVPQRAYELATA is encoded by the coding sequence ATGGCGATCAGCAAGCGGTTCGCCGCGGCGGGCGCGGTGGTGTGCGCCTTCGCGGTGGCGGTTCCCGGTGGCTCCGCCCAGGCGGTGGCGCAGTCGGCGTTCTATGTGGACCCTGCGACGAGTTCGGCCCAGTGGGTGGCCGCGAACCAGGGTGACTCGAGAATGCCGGTCATCCGGGACCGGATCGCGAGCGTTCCCCAAGCGCGGTGGTTCACCACCACCAACACGGGCACGGTGCGATCCCAGGTGGACGGTTTCGTCGGCGCCGCGGCGGCGGCGGGCCGGATCCCGATCCTGGTGGTCTACAACGTGCCGAACCGGGACTGCGGCGGCGCGAGTGGTGGCGGTGCGCCGTCGCACCCGGCTTACCGGCAGTGGGTCGACCAGGTGGCCGCCGGACTGGCCGGCCGCCCGGCGGCGATCGTGCTCGAACCCGACGTGCTGCCGTTGATGACCAACTGCCAGACCCCGGCCCAGCAGGCCGAGACCCGGGCCTCGATGGCGTATGCCGGAAAGGCGCTGAAGGCGGGTTCGGCGCAGGCGAAGGTCTACTTCGACATCGGGCATTCGGCGTGGCTCTCCCCGGGTGAAGCGGCCGCGCGATTGAAAGCGGCCGACATTTCCGGGAGTGCCGACGGAATCTCCACGAACGTTTCGAACTACCGGCACACCTCGGACGAGATCAATTTCGCGAAGTCCGTTCTCGGCGCGGTCGGCGACAGCCGCCTGCGCGCGGTGATCGACACTTCCCGTAACGGCAACGGACCGGCCGGGAGTGAATGGTGCGACCCGCCGGGACGGGCCATCGGCACGCCGAGCACCACATCGACCGGGGACGGCCAGATCGCGGCTTTCCTGTGGGTCAAACTGCCCGGTGAGGCCGACGGGTGCATCGCTTCGGCGGGGCAGTTCGTCCCGCAGCGGGCCTATGAACTGGCCACCGCCTGA